A single region of the Colletotrichum destructivum chromosome 12, complete sequence genome encodes:
- a CDS encoding Putative serine/threonine-protein kinase, active: MPKGVKMQTEYVSTHHDTGNEVRHSGAKGDKKTSKDCFTIIAESDMVRLARRSGIKRIDAVTPLDVKHALKHRGRMLQENTMAAQYQATLAEGASTCNEKHSVNHFKLKIENPVRAVSDSIVFVVRYFQRISINKMTHGSRGLNVIKNTLGIQSGNSIASTNSISQTTKRETKSPKAESKQLLSDCLEMSKSIANRCRNSMSLVVELADPKGLHLGMFDIGRSLGKGAFGHVYLARERTNGFICALKILNKKYLQESRMQKQVRREIDIQIRLRHPNILRLYGHFHDSQHVVLILEFAGKGELYKQLRKETRFSERQTARYIAQVAFALGYLHQKHIIHRDIKPENILIGIHGEIKISDFGWSVHASTNRRRTLCGTLDYLPPEMMKPVSLVEYDEKVDLWSLGVLTYELLVGKPPFAVTLQEPRTRIAEAHMKVPSHVSPEAKDFIQKSIFEPGSNTPMDY; encoded by the exons ATGCCTAAAGGTGTAAAGATGCAGACTGAATACGTCTCTACACATCATGACACCGGCAATGAAGTGCGACATAGTGGTGCTAAAGGTGATAAGAAGACTTCCAAAGACTGCTTTACGATTATCGCAGAATCAGACATGGTCCGCTTGGCTCGTCGGAGTGGCATCAAGCGCATTGACGCTG TCACACCCTTAGACGTGAAGCACGCTTTGAAGCATCGTGGTCGGATGCTACAAGAGAACACTATGGCTGCTCAATACCAGGCGACTCTCGCTGAGGGTGCATCTACGTGTAACGAAAAACACTCGGTCAATCATTTTAAGCTTAAAATTGAAAATCCAGTTCGTGCCGTCTCTGATTCCATAGTGTTCGTTGTCCGCTACTTCCAAAGGATTTCA ATAAATAAGATGACCCACGGATCAAGAGGGCTAAACGTCATCAAAAACACCCTCGGGATCCAGAGTGGCAATTCCATCGCTTCGACAAATTCGATCTCGCAAACCACTAAACGCGAGACTAAGTCACCAAAAGCCGAGAGTAAGCAGCTTCTCAGCGACTGTTTAGAGATGTCCAAGAGTATCGCCAACCGTTGTCGCAACTCCATGTCTCTTGTCGTCGAACTCGCGGATCCGAAGGGATTGCACTTGGGCATGTTCGACATCGGCCGCTCGCTTGGGAAGGGCGCGTTTGGACATGTGTATCTTGCTCGAGAACGCACGAACGGCTTTATCTGTGCTCTCAAGATCTTAAATAAGAAATATTTGCAAGAGAGCCGCATGCAAAAGCAGGTTCGCCGCGAGATTGATATTCAGATCCGTCTCCGCCATCCCAATATCTTACGCCTCTATGGCCACTTTCACGACTCCCAACATGTTGTTTTGATTCTCGAGTTCGCCGGCAAGGGAGAGTTATACAAGCAGCTGCGGAAGGAAACACGGTTTTCTGAGCGCCAAACGGCGCGTTATATCGCGCAGGTGGCATTCGCGCTTGGATATCTCCATCAAAAGCATATCATCCACAGGGACATCAAACCCGAAAACATTCTCATCGGTATCCATGGCGAGATCAAAATCTCTGATTTTGGTTGGAGTGTGCATGCCTCTACTAACCGCCGCAGGACGTTGTGTGGCACTTTAGACTATCTGCCCCCTGAAATGATGAAGCCCGTTAGTTTAGTAGAATACGACGAGAAAGTTGATCTTTGGAGTTTGGGTGTCTTAACGTACGAGCTCCTTGTCGGCAAGCCGCCGTTCGCAGTCACGCTTCAGGAGCCCCGAACGAGAATTGCCGAGGCACACATGAAAGTGCCATCACATGTCAGtcccgaggccaaggactTTATTCAAAAG AGCATCTTTGAACCAGGTTCAAACACACCCATGGATTATTAA